One Thermococcus eurythermalis DNA segment encodes these proteins:
- a CDS encoding ATP-binding protein — MSREEVIAQVVMDYLDLSVDGIERELNVPDDLAVNKAVTIIGPRRTGKTFYILQKFSRLRSEGKAAVFFPLDDDRIYPPSLDDLSTLVKVFYELFPDAEEKYLFLDEVQEVENWELFVKRALERDGFRVYLTGSSSKLLSREIATALRGRTLTFEMFPFSFREFMRAKGFTPGKYISTRDEARIKAFLREYLEFGGFPEVVLLDDPFLKRKTLSEYIDVMLYRDVVERHNVKNLKAIRLFLKLLMASFAKEFSVNKTARYMKGMGVEVSRNTLYSYFEYFEEAYLVFPLRKFSHNLKEVEKSLPKVYIIDSGLINAYSPRSGGSTGRLMENAVFLELRRQERELYYFKDERGREVDFAVVEDGIVSELIQVSYSLDEPETFEREVSALMSASEKLNCDSLTIINWERDDTIEVEGKKVRLVPLWKFLLGGEGE; from the coding sequence ATGAGCCGTGAGGAAGTCATAGCACAGGTAGTGATGGACTACCTCGACCTCAGCGTTGATGGCATCGAACGTGAGCTCAACGTCCCCGATGACCTGGCGGTGAACAAGGCAGTAACTATAATCGGGCCGAGGAGGACCGGAAAGACATTCTACATCCTGCAAAAGTTCTCCAGGCTGAGAAGTGAAGGTAAGGCGGCCGTTTTCTTCCCCCTCGACGACGACAGGATATACCCGCCGAGCCTTGACGACCTCTCGACCCTCGTGAAGGTCTTCTACGAGCTCTTCCCCGATGCCGAGGAGAAGTACCTTTTCCTCGATGAGGTTCAGGAGGTTGAAAACTGGGAGCTCTTCGTCAAGAGAGCCCTTGAGAGGGACGGCTTCAGGGTCTATCTGACGGGTTCTTCTTCAAAGCTCCTGAGCAGGGAAATCGCAACGGCACTGCGTGGGAGAACGCTCACCTTCGAGATGTTTCCCTTCTCCTTCCGTGAGTTCATGAGGGCAAAGGGCTTTACCCCGGGCAAGTACATCTCCACGAGAGACGAGGCGAGGATAAAGGCCTTTCTGAGGGAGTACCTTGAGTTCGGTGGCTTCCCCGAGGTCGTTCTGCTCGACGACCCCTTCCTCAAGAGAAAGACCCTTTCTGAGTACATTGATGTGATGCTCTACCGCGACGTGGTCGAGAGACACAACGTGAAGAACCTGAAGGCGATTCGGCTGTTTTTGAAGCTCCTCATGGCGTCCTTCGCCAAGGAGTTTTCGGTAAACAAAACGGCCAGATACATGAAGGGTATGGGGGTCGAGGTGAGCAGGAACACCCTCTACAGCTACTTCGAGTACTTTGAAGAGGCCTACCTGGTTTTCCCGCTCAGGAAGTTCTCCCACAACCTCAAGGAGGTTGAGAAGAGCCTCCCAAAGGTTTACATCATTGACTCCGGTTTGATAAACGCCTATTCCCCCCGTTCGGGAGGGAGCACCGGCAGGCTGATGGAGAACGCCGTTTTCCTTGAACTCAGGAGGCAGGAGAGGGAGCTTTACTACTTCAAGGACGAGCGGGGCAGGGAAGTTGATTTTGCTGTGGTTGAGGACGGCATTGTTTCCGAGCTGATACAGGTAAGCTATTCCCTTGATGAACCCGAAACGTTTGAGCGGGAGGTTTCGGCGCTTATGAGCGCCTCTGAGAAGCTCAACTGTGACAGCCTAACGATAATAAACTGGGAGCGTGATGATACAATCGAGGTGGAGGGGAAGAAGGTTCGGCTCGTGCCCCTCTGGAAGTTCCTGCTGGGAGGTGAAGGAGAATGA
- the nadA gene encoding quinolinate synthase NadA encodes MEKEALIAEIERLKEERNAIIMAHNYQLPEVQDIADFLGDSLELARKAINVDAEVIVFAGVDFMAETAKILNPEKTVLLPERGATCAMANMLKVKHILEAKKKYPDAPVVLYVNTTAEAKAYADVTVTSANAVRIVEKLDSDVIIFGPDKNLAHYVARQTGKKVIPIPENGHCYVHRKFTVEDVERARKLHPEAKLMVHPECEPEVQERADIIVSTGGMIRRAKEWSEWVVFTEKEMVYRLSKLYPDIRFHPAREDAVCIGMKAITLNHIYESLRDMKHKVEVPAEIAEKARKAIERMLEMS; translated from the coding sequence ATGGAGAAGGAGGCGCTCATAGCAGAAATTGAACGCCTGAAGGAGGAGCGTAACGCGATAATCATGGCCCACAACTACCAGCTTCCCGAAGTCCAGGACATAGCCGACTTTCTCGGCGACAGCCTTGAACTCGCGAGGAAGGCCATAAACGTTGATGCCGAGGTAATAGTCTTTGCGGGCGTTGACTTCATGGCCGAGACCGCCAAAATCCTCAACCCTGAAAAGACCGTCCTCCTGCCGGAGAGGGGGGCCACCTGCGCGATGGCCAACATGCTGAAGGTCAAGCACATACTTGAGGCGAAAAAGAAGTACCCGGACGCGCCTGTGGTTCTCTACGTGAACACAACCGCCGAGGCGAAGGCCTACGCCGACGTCACGGTAACTTCCGCCAACGCCGTCAGGATAGTTGAAAAGCTCGACTCCGACGTGATAATCTTCGGACCGGACAAGAACCTCGCCCACTACGTTGCCAGGCAGACAGGCAAAAAGGTCATACCCATCCCGGAGAACGGCCACTGCTACGTCCACAGGAAGTTCACCGTTGAAGACGTCGAGCGCGCGAGGAAGCTTCATCCGGAGGCAAAGCTTATGGTTCACCCCGAGTGTGAGCCGGAGGTTCAGGAGAGGGCCGATATAATTGTCTCCACCGGCGGAATGATAAGAAGAGCTAAAGAGTGGAGCGAGTGGGTCGTCTTCACTGAGAAAGAGATGGTTTACCGCCTCAGCAAGCTCTACCCTGACATCAGGTTCCACCCGGCAAGGGAGGACGCCGTCTGCATCGGCATGAAGGCGATAACCCTCAACCACATCTACGAGTCGCTCAGGGACATGAAACACAAGGTCGAAGTGCCCGCTGAAATAGCTGAGAAGGCCAGGAAGGCCATCGAGAGAATGCTTGAGATGAGCTAA